A stretch of Ipomoea triloba cultivar NCNSP0323 chromosome 13, ASM357664v1 DNA encodes these proteins:
- the LOC116002884 gene encoding ATP-dependent (S)-NAD(P)H-hydrate dehydratase-like, giving the protein MQFIMSGRPSESYAVSILRSITPNLSITKHKGQAGKIAVIGGCREYTGAPYFSAISALKIGADLSHVFCTKDAAPIIKSYSPELIVHPILEESFNIRDEEKDLISTKVIGEVEKWMERFDCLVVGPGLGRDRFLLECVSIIMKHARECDVPMVIDGDGLFLVMNSLEIIAGYPLAVLTPNRNEYKRLIRTVLETEVDEQDSARQIQALATAIGNVTILRKGESDVISDGKTVCAVNIYGSPRRCGGQGDVLSGSVAVFLSWARHCAANGELTMNPIVSGCIAGSALVRKAAALAFEHKRRSTVTGDIIICLGKSLDDICPVR; this is encoded by the exons ATGCAGTTTATAATGAGCGGCAGGCCTTCGGAGTCCTATGCTGTCTCCATTTTGAGATCAATAACTCCGAATCTTAGCATAACTAAGCACAAAGGCCAAGCTG GGAAGATAGCTGTTATAGGTGGTTGTCGAGAATACACTGGCGCACCGTACTTTTCAGCTATATCAGCCTTAAAAATT GGTGCAGATTTGTCTCATGTATTTTGCACCAAAGATGCTGCTCCAATTATAAAGAGCTACAGCCCCGAGTTAATTGTTCATCCTATTCTAGAAGAATCTTTCAATATTAG GGATGAGGAAAAGGATTTAATATCAACCAAAGTGATTGGAGAAGTTGAGAAATGGATGGAGAGGTTTGATTGTTTAGTTGTCGGGCCAGGCCTCGGAAGGGACCGGTTTCTTCTG GAATGTGTGAGCATCATTATGAAGCATGCACGGGAGTGTGATGTCCCAATGGTCATAGACGGG GATGGGCTATTTCTTGTGATGAACTCTCTTGAAATAATTGCCGGTTATCCTTTAGCTGTCCTAACCCCCAACAGAAACGAGTATAAACGGCTCATTAGAACGGTACTAGAGACTGAAGTTGATGAACAAGATTCAGCGAGGCAAATACAAGCCCTTGCTACAGC GATTGGCAATGTTACAATTTTACGTAAAGGGGAAAGCGATGTCATCAGTGATGGTAAAACag TTTGTGCTGTAAATATTTATGGCTCTCCTCGACGTTGTGGTGGCCAGGGTGATGTACTTTCaggaag TGTTGCGGTGTTTCTATCTTGGGCGCGGCACTGTGCTGCCAACGGGGAACTGACGATGAACCCCATCGTATCGGGGTGCATTGCTGGATCAGCTCTAGTGAGAAAAGCCGCGGCCCTTGCCTTTGAGCACAAGAGAAGATCGACCGTGACTGGTGATATCATCATCTGTTTGGGGAAAAG TTTGGACGATATCTGTCCCGTGCGATGA
- the LOC116001899 gene encoding stem-specific protein TSJT1 has product MLGVFSSSIVSPPEELVAAGSRTPSPKTTADALVNRFLKTNSSAVSVQIGDDAQLAYSHANESALQPRLFAVKDEIFCLFEGTLDNLGSLRQQYGLAKSANEVVLVIEAYKALRDRAPYPANHVVGHLEGNFAFIVFDKSTSTLFVATDQTGKVPLYWGITADGCVAFANDADLLKGSCGKSLASFPQGCFFSTAVGELKCYENPKSKITAIPAPEEEIWGAKFMVEGGPAVLAATK; this is encoded by the exons atgttGGGTGTGTTTAGCAGCTCGATAGTTTCTCCGCCGGAGGAGTTGGTGGCGGCCGGAAGCCGGACCCCGTCTCCGAAGACCACGGCGGACGCTCTGGTGAACCGGTTCCTCAAAACCAACTCGTCGGCGGTGTCCGTGCAGATAGGCGACGATGCTCAGCTCGCTTACTCTCACGCCAACGAGTCCGCTTTACAGCCCAG ACTGTTTGCGGTTAAGGATGAaatattttgcttgtttgaggGAACACTTGACAACTTAGGGAGTTTGAGGCAACAGTATGGCCTTGCAAAGTCTGCGAACGAGGTGGTTTTGGTCATTGAAGCTTACAAGGCGCTTCGGGACCGGGCACCTTACCCTGCAAACCATGTTGTAGGTCACCTTGAGGGCAACTTTGCTTTCATAGTGTTTGACAAGTCCACCTCCACCTTGTTTGTGGCTACT GATCAAACTGGCAAGGTCCCTCTGTACTGGGGAATCACTGCTGATGGATGTGTGGCATTTGCTAATGATGCTGATCTGCTCAAGGGTTCTTGTGGCAAGTCACTTGCTTCCTTCCCACAAG GGTGCTTCTTCTCCACAGCAGTGGGAGAACTGAAATGCTATGAGAATCCTAAAAGCAAGATCACTGCCATACCTGCTCCAGAGGAGGAAATTTGGGGGGCCAAGTTTATG GTTGAGGGAGGGCCAGCAGTTCTTGCAGCAACAAAATAG
- the LOC116001457 gene encoding mitogen-activated protein kinase kinase kinase 17-like, whose translation MGTWEKHSFLGSGSYGQVHLAVPKPAGKMEMAVKSAAIQDSCSLEREGVFLDALRDCPFIVRCFGEDVSVERGQHMYNLLLEYASGGTLHQLIRTTGEIPEVRAKFFIYQLLKGIHYMHTLGIIHCDLKPGNVLVFLGKFHGLKRLKLCDFGLAKFFDEKNVYGDSHRGTLLYAPPECVARKSYTAAKDIWALGCIFVEMVTGKPMWQFGNKQELAMKIASTNPEIPEDLSPGAKSFLKMCLARDPWRRWTAEMLLGHRFFDRLGVPESKEEEGFVNPLGPWRWSSSRDLFTVPSFTYIVKNVVSPEKENEKEKEVDGSVMFSRSSSLVGLGVAFEKAWLTWKKEGEENKLLD comes from the exons ATGGGGACGTGGGAGAAACATAGTTTTCTAGGGTCTGGATCATATGGACAAGTCCACTTGGCCGTCCCTAAACCCGCTGGGAAAATGGAGATGGCGGTGAAGTCTGCCGCTATCCAGGACTCATGCTCCCTGGAACGGGAAGGAGTGTTCTTGGATGCCCTCAGAGACTGCCCCTTCATCGTTCGATGCTTTGGGGAAGACGTAAGCGTGGAACGTGGACAACACATGTATAACCTTCTGCTGGAATACGCTTCAGGAGG AACTCTCCATCAACTGATTAGGACTACCGGGGAGATACCGGAAGTTCGGGCTAAATTTTTCATTTACCAGCTTCTTAAAGGTATCCATTACATGCACACCCTGGGAATCATCCACTGCGACTTGAAGCCCGGCAACGTTCTTGTCTTCCTGGGAAAGTTCCACGGCTTGAAGCGCCTCAAGCTCTGCGACTTCGGGCTGGCCAAGTTTTTCGACGAGAAGAATGTTTACGGCGATTCCCATCGCGGGACGTTATTGTATGCGCCGCCGGAGTGTGTAGCCAGGAAATCGTACACGGCGGCGAAGGATATCTGGGCACTAGGCTGCATCTTCGTGGAGATGGTCACCGGGAAACCCATGTGGCAATTTGGGAACAAACAAGAGTTAGCCATGAAAATAGCGTCTACAAACCCAGAAATACCAGAGGATCTCTCCCCTGGGGCTAAGAGTTTCTTGAAAATGTGTTTAGCGAGAGACCCGTGGCGAAGATGGACGGCGGAGATGCTGCTGGGTCACCGATTTTTTGATAGATTAGGTGTTCCTGAAAGCAAGGAAGAGGAAGGGTTTGTGAACCCTTTGGGGCCTTGGCGGTGGAGTTCCAGTAGAGATCTGTTCACAGTGCCATCCTTTACTTATATTGTGAAAAATGTTGTGTCCCCGGAGAAGGAAAATGAGAAAGAGAAGGAAGTTGACGGGAGTGTAATGTTTTCAAGATCATCTTCATTAGTTGGTCTCGGTGTGGCTTTTGAGAAAGCATGGCTAACGTGGAAGAAAGAAGGAGAAGAGAACAAACTTTTGGATTGA